Proteins from one Epinephelus moara isolate mb chromosome 1, YSFRI_EMoa_1.0, whole genome shotgun sequence genomic window:
- the LOC126392721 gene encoding uncharacterized protein LOC126392721 codes for MAATMMEDLHELSRELVRDNLDLAENVEAGPADPEHVACKAEEFIEVVGVISALSDQDIDHRVTANLEEVLHRFSGNVTMAQQAQRTQGPGRLAFDIPSAVLEHQVLCGLPACQIAAMFGVSKRTIRRRMKQSGLRKTDLYSAVNDEELDRIVSEVHRSHPNTGYKLMRGHLNARGVRVPISRLQESLHRVVAEGVYMRRLRLRVLRRRQYSVPGPNSLWHIDGNHKLIRWRFVVHGGVDGVSRLMVYLTVAGNNRASTVLQSFIAAVEQGGRMQM; via the exons ATGGCGGCTACAATGATGGAGGACCTCCATGAACTTTCTAGGGAGTTGGTGAGAGATAATTTAGACCTAGCAGAGAATGTGGAAGCAGGACCTGCTGACCCAGAACATGTAGCGTGTAAAGCAGAGGAATTTATTGAAGTTGTTGGAGTTATTTCCGCTCTTTCCGACCAAGATATTGACCATAGAGTGACTGCAAATTTAGAAGAAGTACTCCACCGCTTCTCTGGTAACGTTACCATGGCGCAACAGGCACAACGCACACAGGGACCAGGGCGTTTGGCGTTTGACATACCAAGTGCAGTTCTGGAGCATCAAGTTCTTTGTGGATTACCAGCTTGTCAAATTGCAGCGATGTTCGGGGTGTCAAAGAGGACCATCAGGAGGCGCATGAAGCAAAGCGGTTTAAG AAAGACAGACCTCTATTCAGCTGTGAATGATGAGGAGTTGGACCGTATTGTAAGTGAAGTCCACAGAAGTCATCCAAACACTGGCTACAAGCTAATGCGTGGACATCTGAATGCAAGAGGTGTGCGTGTTCCAA TCTCAAGACTGCAAGAGTCTTTACACAGAGTCGTTGCAGAGGGAGTCTACATGAGACGTCTAAGGCTGCGTGTATTAAGACGACGGCAGTATTCTGTTCCTGGCCCAAACTCTTTATGGCATATAGATGGCAACCATAAGCTCATCAG GTGGAGATTTGTTGTCCATGGTGGAGTGGATGGAGTCAGTCGTTTAATGGTCTACCTGACTGTGGCTGGCAATAACAGAGCTAGTACAGTCTTACAGAGCTTTATTGCTGCTGTTGAGCAGGGGGGGAGAATGCAGATGTAG